CGCGAGCCGCGACTCGTGTTCCTTGATCTGTGAGATGATCGGCCGCATGCGCTTCATCTCGCGCGTGAAGCGCGTTCCGAAGACCTGCGTTACGACGTTCTTCAACATCCGGGGCTCACTGGGTTACATGATGCGCGCGGCGTCCGGCCCAGGCGCGCTCAACATCGTGTCGGATCGTTTCCGGAACGAGGAGGTGGACCGAATGGCCCTCCTCGAGGCGCTGCCGGATCCGGCTCGCCGAGATATCCACTCGCGTGATGCTGGCCACAACATACTCGATCGGCGTCGATTCCGGGGAGGGTGCGGGCTCCCGGCCGTCCCGCGGCATCACCGCGATGCGCGCGAGTTCCGGGAGCCGGCGCCAGCGTTCCCAGCGGTGGATCGCCGCGAACTGATCCGCTCCCATCGCGAGGACGAGCCGGTCGGAAGGGAAGCGACGCGCGAGGGCCTCCAGCGTGTCCACCGTGTAGGAGGGGCCGGTCCGCTCGATCTCCATCGGGCTGACTTCGATGCCGGGTACGTCCGCGAAGGCCCGGCGCGTGAGGTCGAG
This genomic interval from Candidatus Palauibacter australiensis contains the following:
- the nadD gene encoding nicotinate (nicotinamide) nucleotide adenylyltransferase; translation: MSDPSAEVPADGRRTGILGGSFDPPHVGHVSVAGELIEALQLDRLLVIPARDPPHREVTLPAEVRLDLTRRAFADVPGIEVSPMEIERTGPSYTVDTLEALARRFPSDRLVLAMGADQFAAIHRWERWRRLPELARIAVMPRDGREPAPSPESTPIEYVVASITRVDISASRIRQRLEEGHSVHLLVPETIRHDVERAWAGRRAHHVTQ